The sequence below is a genomic window from Anas platyrhynchos isolate ZD024472 breed Pekin duck chromosome 20, IASCAAS_PekinDuck_T2T, whole genome shotgun sequence.
GGCTACAAGAGTTGTACACTACTCAAGTGCAAGTTTGTTAATCCTAATGGGGTTTGCTTGTCCTTTATGCCTCTATTTGGAcccatttctttgctttgtgccTGCCTATTCTTTTCTATGCCCTGGCTCCATTTCTCCCCATCCTATTGTTTTATTCCAATAAGTAGTCACCCTTGATGTTTACACAGTAGTAAAATGTTGCTGACATCTTTCcaaacaaggaaataaaatctcCTTGCTCTGTTTTGGCCCTCTTCTGACAAGCAAGTCCCCAGACTACTGCATGTCTTTTAACAACACCTCCCTTTAACTCTCTGAATTTTAGCGGGAGCTGCACTGAGGAAGCAGTGCATACATATACTCAGAGAtaatgttttagtttttttccatcccctttcgtttatcttttttttaaccCATCCTCCCTCTGCAGCTGAAGTGCATGCTATTTGCCTGGTGTTGAAAGGCAGTGGAAGGTAGGATCTATACCCGTGAACAGGCTTAGGTTTTTGGGGGGAAGGGTTGAAGGTTGTGCAAGTCAAGGGAGCTGAGTTAAGTATTTTATGCTCTCTTCTTACTCACTTCCTATTTCAGATTTGCAGTTTCGGAAGCTCTGAGCACAATTCAAAGAGCAGAGAAGATTTTGACAGTGCACTGTGGTCCTCAGAGCACTCAGATCCGGGAACTACGAGAGATGAAGACCTGTCTGTTAGAGCTTCCCAGAAGCATTCTTCAGAGGACTTAATTTCCCTATCAAAGGAAGCTGCAATGTGATCTTTCATCAAAGCTAAGTTTTGTGTGGTAAGGCAGTCGTGTAGTACAAGCTGGAAAATTGTGCGTAACAACAACTTGAGTGAAATCTGAAATGCTCTTTAGCGAGACTgttgtaaataaaataaccGGTTCTAACCTGAGGGGTCTGCGTGTGCTATGGTGGAAATAGATGCTGCTGTAGAGTTTCTGCATGTGGTTTTGAAGCAAATGCTTGAGATGCTTATAAGAGTGTTTCTAGAGATGTGAGTCTCCCACATGTGGTACTCTGCTGGTCATGAACACGCAGTCATCCAGACCACGTTGCCTTTTACTTCTAATACAATTGACATGCTTTCTTGTCAGCATGACAAGTAAATGAAAATGGGATAGGAGAAAATCCAGTATATACTAGACCGATGTTTGCATATAGGACAGAACTGCACTGGGGCTCAGTCTAGGGAAAATGGGAATGTGAAAACATATGATGTAGACAGGAGAGTCCTTCAAGGAAGAGTACTGGGGTTGTGGAGATTAATAGCAAAAGCTCTTTTATTGCAGCATAAAGGCATAAAATTTGCAAGTTGTGTCtttgtgcagcagagcagggagcgaGTATCCCTCCCAATACCACCCTTTCCATTTGAGCCCTACCATTGCCAATTACTGTGAACGGATCTAAACACTCCTGGGGTCCAGGATCTTTCCAATGAAGAGGAGGGTTCCAGTGGTATCATCTCGCAGCACAAGAAGGAAAGGTCTGTCCACGTGATATTCTATGGGGAAGGTCAGACGAGCAGCATTCACCCCAGGATTTGGTGTGGATTTTTCCCCATCTTCGTTAAGCTCCAGAATTGCCTTGTGTTGCACGTGAGACAGCTTAATGGGTTTGGCAGAGATCTTGGTAAAATCAGGTGATGTGAAAAGTGATTGGAGCcctggaggaaagaaagaaaattccatTAACTAAAGGCTTAGATGTCAGGTGGAGGATCAGTACTGCTAATGCTGTGATCTGGGAGGGCATCACATAGCTGTTCAGGCAGAGTTTAATGGGGGCAACAGGGAGAAGAAGTTTAGATCTGCTTGTACTTTGCTCCTCTGCATCTCAGAAACAGTGTATGAGCTTGATGGAAAGATATGATTAAAAACTTGAGGAGTCCTGTACCGAGGTGGTTTAGCTGATGGTGAAATCTGTGCAGACTGAGAGCAGGGCCAAGCTAATAACCCACCAGCATCATATTTTCTGTGAGCAGGAAGCAACTTGCCTCCTGCTTTCAGACCTGGCAGTCTAtagagggagtgtgatgtacgTACTTGTCTCCTTTAGAGTGCTGTCAAGTGCCTCTTCGTAGTTCAGCTTTAGTTTGGGCAAGCTTAGCACCGCGTGGACTGTCTTCAGCTCCCTGTCTACGTCGTGGACAAACTCAGAAGTGAGGCTTTCCTCAATCAGAGTCATATTCTGGGTCACCTTCGTAGGCAGGAAGAACATGGCGCTGACTCCTTCTGTCAGTGGCAGCTGGGCAATCTGGAAGGCCAGGTACAAATAAGAAAGGGCCATACCCACAGGAGAAAGTTTTACCCTCCCTGTACCAGTCCCAGACCTGAACCCTTGACTGCCTGGTCAGCCTTTCCAGttaacattttgtttccttatcTGGTTGCTTTTATTGGACATGATGCTCCCTGACCTTCCTTGTGCCCAGGCTTTCATCAACCCTCTGCTTCCCCCTTTCAGCTAGTAGATGGCAGGAGTTCTTTTTTACCTGTTGAGTTCTGTAGTGAACTACAGTACTGCTTTGGGGGATTCCCAGCTGGGACACCTTCTTTGAGCTCTTCCTACAGTGACAGATTTGTTGAAAGAAGTAGAGATCGAAAAGCTCTGTGTTCTGCCCCTCTCACCCAACTTTAAGTAGAGCAATACAGGCTAGTAGGATCTGCACATTATTTAAGCTTGGGACTGCTTGTGTCACGGCcaatgtaaaagaaaattattccgAAGATAAGCATGCTGCCTTTGAAAACAGGGATTGCAGAACTAGCCTGATGGGTGGAGCGAGGCTGTCTTCTGGAATAGGTTAACAGGTAAGTGTAGCTGAGCCTGTTCCTCAGTAGGTTTAGATCTTGTGCAATATTTGCTGTCTGACCTTGCAGTTGAGCTCTGAGTCAAAACCATATCGCAGGATGGCCTTGGGGTCTGACATCATGGACACCTTCACGGTTCTGTCCTCATCCAGATGGAAGTCCTGCAGAGTGGTCTTCTTGGTGTCAAACTTGGTTCCCCAagtccctgttttttttttttaaagataaaagggAAGATTTTCTGGAATAATAGCATATGAAACTGGACTTGTCTGTGGCTGAGTAATCTTGTGCTTTATATATGCTTTATATATTTGTGCTTTAAAAGTTGAGACATAAAGGAGTGGTAGTAGAGATGGAAATAGACTGATAGGACCTATTGATTTACTGCCACTTTTAGGCCCCTCCTTTTCATCTCAGAATTGGCTAaatgagaaatttaaaaaaaataaataaatcaagccAGCTCATGGGTGGAGTAACTGTTGGGAAGCTGATGTCCACTTATGCAATTACAAAACTATTTTGAAGGGTAACAATTGTGTCTGTGTACATAAAGCACTTCTCTCCCCACCTTTGTTTTGCTCCTTGTCTCTAAGCGATAATTCTCCAGGACACTGGATTCTGTAGGTGCTGGCTTGGAGCACGTTCTAGAACAGATTTCCAGCATCTTCCTCCATGCCCTCTACAGTGGTACTAAGGCTCAGTGCAGTTTTTAACCTCTGCCTTCTgtaaatgttaatattttgtCTCTGCTATTGAGTTTTACTACCTTACACTTTCTCCTCTGCTCCATTACTGCAAACAGGTCAAGATTCAGCTTCCCAGAAGCAATAATTCCTCCCTTGAGGACTACTTCTGTTTAGgtagcatgtttttttttttttttctggtttattaAACACGTGCTCTCTTCTTATATTCATCCCTGGCAGTCTGTTTGTGCTATTGGCAGTGAGATCATTCCCGCACATCTCTTCTAACATGTACTTAATAGTCCTTCTCTGTAACAGACTATGCAGCGTTCTTACCCTTGAAGTAAGCAGCCCCAGCAAGGAGAATGCTGACATCTGTGGGCATGTCTTTCATAAACCGCAGGATCCTCCCCTTTGTCTGCTGCCGTACCCAGTTGTTGATTTCTTGAAGGTCTAATTGGGCATTGCCACTTAATGCCCTCAGACGCATTTTGTAGGACTTCTCGAGTTGGCTGTGAAAAGCAGACTTCACCCTCAGTCCTGGGGAACAAAAAGATCAATATTGCAGTTAGCTCCCTTATCAAAACAATTTCAAGGCTGCAAACTGCAATccaaagcccagcagcagtTCTCTCATAAAACAGATCTGTGGCTGCGTGTATCCTGAAACCTGCTTTGAAAAAGAATGAGCGGAGGAAACTGATCCAATCCCGTAGCCAACCATGCTAGGGTATGGAATAACTCTCTCTGAGAAGTAAAGATGAGAGATAACAAAAGAAGGCTTGGACGCAGCTATTCCTACATCaatcagtccttttttttttctccagctttttcTATATGAGCATAGCTTACTCAGCCTATTGGATTCTGGGAGCTAGCATGTTCCAAAGGATAGCTCTTAGCTTTCTCAGCAGATGTTCGCTGCATGCTGAAAGCAGATATctcaaatatttctgcaatgaattaaacaaagaaaactggCTGAATGCTGTCACAAATAGGAAAATGTGATTTGTGGTTCTTGGTAGTTAGCAGCATCTGCCAGGAAACCTAGAGTGAAGGCAAAATCCTCGCAGCAAGTTTCTTCTAGGTCTTGTGCATGCTAGTTGCTCTCTCACCACTACCTTTTGGTGCATGTCTGGTCTTTTCACTTACTTATATGTACACAAACATTCCAGGCTTTATCTGGAGCAGGAATGTATTCCACACTGTTGTGGCTTCTCAGTATGTGAGAGCCAAGGCTGTTATGGTGGTGCTATTTGTTCAGTGTTTTCTACCTGCTGCTAGTTTATACAGGTAAATTTTGATAGAGGCAAAGAAGGACTTGTACTTTTCTCCAAGATGATACGGGAGGCGCTTTTCAGGCTCTTCTCTGGTCCAATCACACTGGCCAGGAGGTCCTTGTAGGTGTTGTGGACCTCAGCTTTGTTAAGTAGATCGTAGAAGAGAGCACGAGAAATCACATCTTCTGTTCGTTCTCCAGCCCCTGCCAACAACAAGGACAACAGCATGAAGGAAGGCCCGGCAAGTCAAACAGCACGTGAAAAAAGGGGGCAGGAACTCACCAAGTGAGAGACCAGAGAGTGCCGTAGCCAGGCTGAACGGAGACAGTAGCACATTGGCAGTGGCTGTCCGGCTAGATTGCTGACGGTACAGGTCATAGCCAAAGTTGGAGACTGCAGCTGCCAGCTTGTTTACAGGGCTTTTATAGAATGGATCTTCCTCCTCGACCTCGCCAGCATTAGCTCCATCAGTGGTGGCAGAGTTCTAGCAAGCACAGGGAGCACTTTGTTTAGACTTGCATTTTACAAGGGCAGGTGTAATCGTAAGCATTTCAAAGGCAGGCAGTCTGCAGACACTCTCCTGTGATCCGCAGAAGCATTGGCTTAATCTTCCTGATAGCGTGTAGGAATAGTGATTTCACTTTAACCTGTCCCAATAAAGCTGAAGGCAGTGCTCAGGTTGGAATCCCCTGGATCTGCCTCACGTCAGGAGATGACTGCAACTGCTTTGGTTTTATCTACGTAAAGCAGGAGTTAGTCTCATTATGTTGCTAAATAAAAACCTAGTAACTTAGGAGGGTAGCATTTAATCCTTTTGTAAGactttctaaaattaaattacCTGCTCCAAGTATGGCTCTCATTCTCTGCTGTTGTCTTCTACTTACCTGCCCAGTAGCCGAGTTCTGGGATCTGCTTGGCACAGTTAAAAGACCCAGGAAAAGGAGAACCACTGGAATCTGCATGCCTGAACCTACAGAGTAAGAACATGATGGTTTGAGCAACTGAGAAAAAtacatctctgctgctgctggttgcTGTACCCGGTTGTGACAGGCACTGCAGTGACATGCTGCTGCTTGTTCTTCTTGATTGTGAAGCACACACCTGACCGTAGCtgggttttcttcttctctagCTTGCTCTAAGTATTCAGCCAGCCTGGCTCCAGTGACTTCAAAATTGGGCAAACACACATGCCTGGGTGTGTCTGAACACAAAAGCAGATGTGTGTGGCCCAAACCACACTGGTGCTGGCAGCTACTGAGTGCCATGGTCAAGGAAGGCACTAAATCATATCTTCTGAGTTTTAGACTAAAAATTCAATACATCAGCGTTTATAAAAGGTAGCAAATTCACGTTGTTGAATGGGGCAGAAGAGAATTGTCTGTCTGCTGCTCTGGTAAACAAGTTTTCTGCCTCAGGCACTAATTTACCATGTTTCTTGTGTCTGCATGTACTTGGAAGGCTATACTGAATCCTTTCCTTCTTATTTGCAGTTTGATAACAGACCAATAGAAGATCTTTCTTAGAAGACAGAGAGGAAAAGGGCTGGGAGTAAACACCTAATGCTGGGCCAGATCTAGAGACGGAGCTTGGcttattccatatttttaaTAGAGGTGGGAGAAAAGTACCAAACTTTCCAAAGCCGATAAGCTTCCTTCTGTGGAACCCGATTTTAATCACTCCAGCTTTGGCATATGTGGCCCTTCCAGACAGATCTGTCTGGTCCAAAGGGCAGTGTGTAACCCAGGCTTTCACTGCGGGTAAACCAGAGCTACTGCAGAAGTGTCATGCCCCTGAGTACAGACGCCACTGTGGCTGGTCTGAGGCAATGTTTATATAGATTCCCAGAAATTAAAGGAAGAGGGTTGTATTTAACTAACCCCTGTGATCCAAGCATCCAGCGAAGTAAGAGAAATAACATGTGTTTCAGATTAAGTGCAGCTCTAAAGGAAACATGCCTGCTGGTAGAAATACAACTTAAAGCCACGTGGCTACGATAGCCAGAGTTCAGGACCCAGTCTGCTCTGGCAGAGGTTTTCCTTCAGTGAAAGACAGCTCACCGTTTCCCTTTCCTCCGCAAACCCGTTTCTTCTAGAGGTACTTCTGTCTTGGAGAGAATGGTGTCACGGTGGAGGTTTGAAGTCCTCATGTATGTTTAGGCAGCATAACATAAAAGTGGTACCTCTTTTCCCCGTGCACTCGCATCCTGTGACCTCCTGCTATCCCAGTTGCTGAATAGATGAGATATTCTGGGGCAGGAAATGCTTATCAAGAGGACTTACTGCACTGCAACAAACCACGTTTGGTGGTATGACAGTGGATACGATGCTGGGATTGCTTGTAGCATTGCAGAGCTTTAAAATGAATAGGCACCATGCTGAAAAAGAGATAACAAGCCCTGCGTTCATCTAAGCAAAGCTAGGGCTTTATGGGGACGCCTGCACCAAGCAAGCAGTGTTCTCGCATGCTGAGCAGAAGAGGTTTGGCCCAGTCTACTTTAGAGATGGTTTTCCATGGAGTGTAaccttttctctgaaaaaaaaggtTCAGCACAATCCCTGCTTCCAACTATACTGAGCTCCTGGGAGCATAGGAGCGGAGATTGGTTTTGCAGATTTACATTGTTTTTGCCAGTACTGTCACCAGCTTCATATTTCTCAAACTTTGCCAAAAAGCAATTTCCATTTTAGAAAGACAAAGCCTTTTGCATTTGAATTGGCCTGAACATCTGGATTCTATTTGCGTGGCCTTTAGTCCGCAGCCAAAAATGCAGAGAGGGAAGAACTTGGTTGGAGAAAAGGTGTTGGATGTTTTCAGGCATGCTATTAAAATCTGTAGCTgccttttaaaaagaagagaaggagcAACAGCATGCAGCGTGTGATGTTACAGTCGGGAAGATGCAGGAAGAAACTTGAGAAATGAGCTGAGGAGGAGCTCTGTGCCTTGGAGCTGTCTGTTTGTGAAGGCCTGCAGGTGCAAAGTGAAACGTTTTGCTTTCCATCTATAGTGGTACAAGTCTCAGATCGTTTATGAATGCTTCTGATTTTAGGGCTCCTACGAAACAGCACCCACGAGCTCAGACCTCTCTGTGCCTGCTCCATCCCACAGCACCACTTCCGAGGCATCCTGCGACCACCAGCCCTCGAGGAGTTGCCTGTCGCCAAAATTGCTACCATTGCAAAGAAAAAGCctcttcccagctgcagcacaggtaccagaaaggcagaaaaggggaaaaaattccCCTGTCACCAAGCACACATCAACCCCGGTGGCAAAGAGGTGCCctgggatgctgctggctgccaaCCCTCGCTGCCATCGCTCACCTACCTGGCGGGCGTCGCGCCTTTTcacacctgcagcagcaccgtTCATTTTCCATTCCCCAGCTCCCCAAGAGCTCCCCAGCATCACCCCTGCACCCTTCACACCCCTGGCACTCCCTGGCCGCTGGCTGCTGACACGGGGCAGCGCCAGCAGCCCGAGCTGCCCCTTACCTCGGGCTCCTCTCGGCCGCCGCTGCAGCAGCTTCCCAGCGGGTGCGAGCCGGGGCCAGTGTGAGCTCAACGCAGCCACATCTGCTTTTtgctgcctccccagcccagccttcGGCTGGCTTCAGGTTACAGCTTCCCAGGGTGCTCTTAAAGTGCTCTGCTCCAATTTTCTCTTGCTGTGATCCTCTGGCTGGGCTGTGCGCGCTTGTGAACCTTCGCCTCCAAAGCCAATGTGCGTTCTGTGATAAGGGCAGTCCAGCGGCTAAAACAGGACCCAGCCAAACGTTCAGCCTTGTTCTTCCCTGCGGCGTTTGAGCAAGCCTTTTATCCCCTCAGTTCTGCCCCATGTCACATGAGAGACTTTCTCCCATCTCGGAGGTACCGTTATTGCAGCGGTGCTTGAAGATTTAATGGAGAGGCTGCTAAAGTGGAAGCAGGATCCAGTTTAAAGCAGTTAAGGGGAAGATATTCAGAAGTGGTTCTATCCATTGATAGTTACTAGTTAACAAGTTATTAATGTAAGTGTCTGGAAGGTttttttggccaaaaaaaaggaaaaaagaatgaagagaATGTTGTCGGACCTTATAGAACAATAAGTGgtctggagaagggaaggggcaCAGGgtaattgttatttttcattgtagAAGAGTCATGGGGAACACTCATCAGTATCCACATATCTGCCTATTTAAAACACCAGTGCGTTTTCCAGAAGTATTAAGTTGTAAAGCTTACAGTAACTAGATATTGCAGAAGATGGAAgacatggatttaaaaaaaaaaaatagtggaagACAAGTCCACTGCATGCTGACGGCGGTCAGATATAATATCGAACTGAGCAGCTGAGAGATGCAACGAGAgcagttgtttttctctgtcCCTACTTACACGTTCTTAGtggttttctgatttttttttttcccccagtcatTTGTTACTGGGAGAGACAGAATACTGGGCTGAACTGACACGTAGCTGGCCCGAGCCACTCCAGCTGTTTGTCTACTTGGAAATGCTGGAAGTAAACTGTGGCCAATAATATCAGTGCCCATAGTTTAGGTTTTTATTGAGACATCTTTTGGggctgccagccttgctgcAAACAGGTAATGAGGAGTTACTCATGCCTGCTTGCACTGGACTTATACAATCCCTCAGATAATAGGAAAGGACGGTTTTGGAGAAGCATTGGCAGCTGTtcctgcaagcagaaaaaacaaatcagGGAGCATTGCTTTGTGATTAGGCGGTGCTTCAAAGGTAACCCTATAACACGAAGAGCAacagctctgctctcagctgtttCTCAGCTTGTTCTGTGAGAAGTCATCTGCAGGAAGATGTTTGTACTTAATAGTCTTCCACCATCCCCTCAAAAATTAGGGTGTTAGCCGTGGAGATCTGATGGCTTTTGTCTCATTTGGTAACTTCTTTCGTACAAATATGATATTAAAATGCCCTTTATGGAAGGACTCCTAGAGAAGTTTTGTATATCTTATCTGTATTGTCAAATGAAAGCTCATCTGTTTAAATAAAGGCTTGGGTTTAAACCATTTAAATTGGAGTGGCAGTTGTACAGAATGGTATTATAGGCTAAATCAAGCTTTATTCCTGCAGGTAGAGCATATCCCTGAAATGGTGTATAATACTCATCCGAATAGATGCAAGGGATTAAATCAATTCTGT
It includes:
- the SERPINF1 gene encoding pigment epithelium-derived factor, with the protein product MQIPVVLLFLGLLTVPSRSQNSATGQNSATTDGANAGEVEEEDPFYKSPVNKLAAAVSNFGYDLYRQQSSRTATANVLLSPFSLATALSGLSLGAGERTEDVISRALFYDLLNKAEVHNTYKDLLASVIGPEKSLKSASRIILEKRLRVKSAFHSQLEKSYKMRLRALSGNAQLDLQEINNWVRQQTKGRILRFMKDMPTDVSILLAGAAYFKGTWGTKFDTKKTTLQDFHLDEDRTVKVSMMSDPKAILRYGFDSELNCKIAQLPLTEGVSAMFFLPTKVTQNMTLIEESLTSEFVHDVDRELKTVHAVLSLPKLKLNYEEALDSTLKETRLQSLFTSPDFTKISAKPIKLSHVQHKAILELNEDGEKSTPNPGVNAARLTFPIEYHVDRPFLLVLRDDTTGTLLFIGKILDPRSV